Proteins encoded in a region of the Xiphophorus couchianus chromosome 11, X_couchianus-1.0, whole genome shotgun sequence genome:
- the f11r.1 gene encoding F11 receptor, tandem duplicate 1 isoform X1 — MGRLVSLLLFMCAATGGSSFDVTTSPPTLRVKENEGVDMSCSYTADFGADVRMEWRFVNSKGSTHYVLFDKKITEPYANRVNIFSSTNLRFSKVTRQDNGEYFCDVSSSSSPTKNSKVALTVLVPPSVPKCGIPQTVTTNAYVALTCHDPDSSPPPTYNWYKGTTLLPADPSKNVAFKNATYKLDSKTGMLVFPSVTKMDTGEYYCEVSNDAGPSQSCKSVKMEVRDINTGGIVAGVIFGLLFLGLLIGGLWYANKKGYLPLKSESNKQQNAAYQPPSMYAGGGGEEDNGEFKQKSSFVV; from the exons ATGGGGCGCCTCGTTTCGCTGCTTTTGTTTATGTGCGCCGCGACAG GTGGAAGCAGTTTTGATGTCACAACTTCACCTCCAACTCTgagagtaaaagaaaatgaag gtgtGGACATGTCATGCTCCTACACAGCAGACTTCGGTGCAGATGTCAGGATGGAGTGGAGATTCGTAAACTCAAAAGGCTCAACACACTATGtattgtttgacaaaaaaataacag AACCGTATGCCAATCGCGTAAATATATTCAGTAGCACAAATTTGAGGTTCTCCAAAGTGACTCGTCAGGATAACGGCGAATATTTTTGTGATGTGTCCAGCTCCAGTAGCCCGACTAAGAATTCCAAGGTGGCTCTGACTGTCCTGG TGCCGCCATCTGTACCAAAGTGTGGAATCCCCCAAACAGTGACGACAAATGCATACGTCGCCCTTACCTGCCATGATCCTGACAGTTCTCCACCACCAACATACAACTGGTACAAAGGTACCACCCTCCTTCCTGCTGACCCGAGCAAGAATGTTGCCTTCAAAAACGCCACCTACAAGCTGGATTCGAAAACAGGAATGCTG GTGTTTCCTTCTGTTACCAAGATGGACACTGGGGAATACTACTGCGAGGTGAGCAACGACGCCGGTCCCTCCCAGAGCtgcaaaagtgtaaaaatggaAGTCC GTGACATAAACACCGGAGGAATTGTTGCCGGGGTAATCTTTGGCCTTCTGTTCTTGGGCCTTTTGATAGGCGGCCTTTGGTATGCCAACAAGAAAGGATATCTTCCCT TGAAAAGTGAAAG caacaagcagcaaaatgcGGCCTACCAGCCTCCATCAATGtatgctggtggtggtggtgaggaAGATAAT GGGGAGTTCAAACAGAAGTCATCATTTGTGGTGTAG
- the f11r.1 gene encoding F11 receptor, tandem duplicate 1 isoform X2 produces MGRLVSLLLFMCAATGGSSFDVTTSPPTLRVKENEGVDMSCSYTADFGADVRMEWRFVNSKGSTHYVLFDKKITEPYANRVNIFSSTNLRFSKVTRQDNGEYFCDVSSSSSPTKNSKVALTVLVPPSVPKCGIPQTVTTNAYVALTCHDPDSSPPPTYNWYKGTTLLPADPSKNVAFKNATYKLDSKTGMLVFPSVTKMDTGEYYCEVSNDAGPSQSCKSVKMEVRDINTGGIVAGVIFGLLFLGLLIGGLWYANKKGYLPLKSESKQQNAAYQPPSMYAGGGGEEDNGEFKQKSSFVV; encoded by the exons ATGGGGCGCCTCGTTTCGCTGCTTTTGTTTATGTGCGCCGCGACAG GTGGAAGCAGTTTTGATGTCACAACTTCACCTCCAACTCTgagagtaaaagaaaatgaag gtgtGGACATGTCATGCTCCTACACAGCAGACTTCGGTGCAGATGTCAGGATGGAGTGGAGATTCGTAAACTCAAAAGGCTCAACACACTATGtattgtttgacaaaaaaataacag AACCGTATGCCAATCGCGTAAATATATTCAGTAGCACAAATTTGAGGTTCTCCAAAGTGACTCGTCAGGATAACGGCGAATATTTTTGTGATGTGTCCAGCTCCAGTAGCCCGACTAAGAATTCCAAGGTGGCTCTGACTGTCCTGG TGCCGCCATCTGTACCAAAGTGTGGAATCCCCCAAACAGTGACGACAAATGCATACGTCGCCCTTACCTGCCATGATCCTGACAGTTCTCCACCACCAACATACAACTGGTACAAAGGTACCACCCTCCTTCCTGCTGACCCGAGCAAGAATGTTGCCTTCAAAAACGCCACCTACAAGCTGGATTCGAAAACAGGAATGCTG GTGTTTCCTTCTGTTACCAAGATGGACACTGGGGAATACTACTGCGAGGTGAGCAACGACGCCGGTCCCTCCCAGAGCtgcaaaagtgtaaaaatggaAGTCC GTGACATAAACACCGGAGGAATTGTTGCCGGGGTAATCTTTGGCCTTCTGTTCTTGGGCCTTTTGATAGGCGGCCTTTGGTATGCCAACAAGAAAGGATATCTTCCCT TGAAAAGTGAAAG caagcagcaaaatgcGGCCTACCAGCCTCCATCAATGtatgctggtggtggtggtgaggaAGATAAT GGGGAGTTCAAACAGAAGTCATCATTTGTGGTGTAG